Genomic DNA from Roseburia intestinalis L1-82:
TGACGAATTTATCATGCCGGAGGCTTTTGACCCGCGTGTCGCAGAAGTTGTAAGCGAAGCTGTCAAATCCCATATCAAATGATGATCTGGGGCGACAAACGGTATCATTCTTTAGATTATGAATTAAAACAGACTTTCGGGGAAAAGGTCTACCGCCTCTCCTTAAACGGCGGTATGACCTGTCCAAACCGCGACGGTACCTTAGACGACCGCGGCTGCATCTTCTGCAGCGCTGGCGGTTCCGGGGATTTTGCCGCCGCGCCTGACTTGTCTGTTCATGCGCAGATTCTTTCCGCCAAAAAACGGATTCAGGCAAAAACAGGCTGTAAAAAGTTCATCGCTTATTTTCAGGCATATACCAATACCTATGCACCGGTAGAATATTTAAGACGGATCTTTACGGAAGCCATTGAAGAACCGGATGTGGTGGCATTGTCCATCGCGACCCGCTGTGACTGTCTTCCACCGGATGTCTTAGATCTCCTCGACGAGTTAAACCGCAGAAAACCGGTCTGGATTGAACTTGGACTTCAGACCATCCACGACAAAACACTTCACGCGATCCGAAGCGGTTTTACCCTCTCCCAGTTTGAGCAGGCAGTATCTGATCTGCATAAAAGAAACATTCCGGTCATTACTCATCTGATCCTTGGACTTCCGGGTGAGACAAAAGAAGATATGCTCTCCTCCGTCCGTTATGTTGGCAGCCTTCCGGTCACCGGAATAAAACTCCAGCTCCTTCATATATTGAAAGGAACCGATCTTGGGACTGCCTATATGGCAGATCCGTTTCCACTTTTTACACTGGAGGAATACTGTGACCTGATTGCAGACTGCATCGCACTGCTGCCGCCGGAGATCGTCATCCACCGGCTCACAGGGGACGGGCCGAGGAATCTTTTACTTGCACCCTTATGGAGCACCGACAAAAAAAGAGTTTTAAATACGATCCAGAAATGCCTGCGTGAGCGTGACCTCTGGCAGGGAAAGAATATCTGATTATAAAAGAAAGAGGGCATCTATATTATGGCAGAACCAATCACAATCTATAAACTGACAATTTTAAACATGCTCGATAAAGTGGATTTTCCATTGACCAACACACAGATATCTAATTTCTTTTTAGAGCAGGATTACACGGATTATTTCCGCGTCCAGCAGGTATTAAGCGATCTTGAGGACGCAAGTCTCATCCACGCAGAATCCACACACAGCAATACACAGTATACCATTACTGCTGCCGGTAAGGAGACGCTTGGTTTTTTCAAAGATAAGATCACGCCTGCAATCGAACGCGACACCACTGCATTCTTAGAAAAAAATAAATTAGAACTGCGCAGCGTTAACTCCATCCTTGCTGATTATTACAAAACACCAAATCAGGATTATGCAGCGCGCTGTCAGTTCCGTGTACATGAAACCAACCTGATCGACCTGACACTTACCGTAAAAACCCGGGAACAGGCGCAGGCGATCTGTGATAACTGGAAAAAACAAAATGAAGACGTCTATGCATATCTCATGGATCTTCTGCTGAAATAAATGGAGGCTTTATGGCAAAACAATATTTCAAACCCGGCAACATGCTCTACCCGCTGCCTGCCGTCATGGTAAGCTGCCAGTATCCTGCCGGAAAAGAGGATGCGCTCTGCACCAATCCAGCCCTTGCCGGGAAACCGAATATCATCACCGTAGCGTGGGCAGGTACCGTGTGTACCAATCCACCGATGTTATCGATCTCTGTCCGCCCGGAACGCTACTCTTACCACATGATCGAAGAATCCGGCGAATTTGTTGTAAATCTGACAACAGAGCAGTTAGTCCGTGCGACCGATTTCTGCGGTGTCCGCTCCGGAAAAGATATTGACAAATTCAAAGAAATGCATCTGACACCGCTCCCCTCGAAGGAGATTTCTGCACCGGGTATTGCGGAAAGCCCGGTCAACATTGAATGTAAAGTGCGGGAGATCAAACCGCTCGGCAGTCACACCATGTTTCTTGCTGATGTGGTGAATGTTACCGTAGACGATAAATTTTTTGATGAAAAAAATACCTTTCATCTCAATGACACCGGACTTGTCACTTACTCCCACGGTGCCTATTTCCTGCTTGGCAAAAAGCTTGGCACCTTCGGATACAGTGTTGCAAAAAAGAAAGCAAAGAAACGGAAATAACCGCCGTTTCTTTGCTTTTTTCTTACATATATTTGCTGTTTAACAAATCATTTTTCGCAAGTTCAATCGCTTTTTCCACTGTGCCCTGTTCAAACGGATTCATCAGATGTGCATAACGCAGTGTCTCTAAATAGCTCATGCTTCCACCGCATTTACAGAGATTTAAGTAATCTTTCCATGCATCCTCATGATTTTTTCTGTCCTTAGTCTTAAACTCCATCGCTCCCATCGTCGTCAGTGTATAGTTGATGTAATAGAACGGGTAGAGATAAATATGCAGCTTGTGATACCAGTAGCCGCCGCGGTCAAAGAAATCATCCGCCTCATATTTTCTCCACGGCATGTAGGTTTCCTCTAATTTCTTCCATGCAAGCGTGCGCTCCTTCGGTGTCATATCCGGATTGCTGTAGCAGA
This window encodes:
- a CDS encoding TIGR01212 family radical SAM protein (This family includes YhcC from E. coli K-12, an uncharacterized radical SAM protein.) encodes the protein MMIWGDKRYHSLDYELKQTFGEKVYRLSLNGGMTCPNRDGTLDDRGCIFCSAGGSGDFAAAPDLSVHAQILSAKKRIQAKTGCKKFIAYFQAYTNTYAPVEYLRRIFTEAIEEPDVVALSIATRCDCLPPDVLDLLDELNRRKPVWIELGLQTIHDKTLHAIRSGFTLSQFEQAVSDLHKRNIPVITHLILGLPGETKEDMLSSVRYVGSLPVTGIKLQLLHILKGTDLGTAYMADPFPLFTLEEYCDLIADCIALLPPEIVIHRLTGDGPRNLLLAPLWSTDKKRVLNTIQKCLRERDLWQGKNI
- a CDS encoding DUF4364 family protein, which translates into the protein MAEPITIYKLTILNMLDKVDFPLTNTQISNFFLEQDYTDYFRVQQVLSDLEDASLIHAESTHSNTQYTITAAGKETLGFFKDKITPAIERDTTAFLEKNKLELRSVNSILADYYKTPNQDYAARCQFRVHETNLIDLTLTVKTREQAQAICDNWKKQNEDVYAYLMDLLLK
- a CDS encoding flavin reductase family protein, coding for MAKQYFKPGNMLYPLPAVMVSCQYPAGKEDALCTNPALAGKPNIITVAWAGTVCTNPPMLSISVRPERYSYHMIEESGEFVVNLTTEQLVRATDFCGVRSGKDIDKFKEMHLTPLPSKEISAPGIAESPVNIECKVREIKPLGSHTMFLADVVNVTVDDKFFDEKNTFHLNDTGLVTYSHGAYFLLGKKLGTFGYSVAKKKAKKRK